A region of Diospyros lotus cultivar Yz01 chromosome 3, ASM1463336v1, whole genome shotgun sequence DNA encodes the following proteins:
- the LOC127797980 gene encoding uncharacterized protein LOC127797980 has protein sequence MDPTIVIALIQAISLLSSTVIQGIIASHGNKKSDGTEANSLDTVSTSLSNELTKAEAAESLKWCINRLDTQQASVKRRINSTCEEAHELSRDANEATATYGNNVQTLMLFHGLASIFLQLFYPYVAAKVSVLVALSFLSGNVVAFTVTSRKSERISQWAKTLHWKEIELQNEVTSLRAKIEMITFLHELKTSNSSGTYGQVYALNLLSGHVVDFQKTISQALEMSCSISSNQMKLVSQIAVGAIVYGLSFPIIAYYLLYWLH, from the exons ATGGATCCGACGATTGTGATTGCACTGATTCAGGCTATTAGTCTTCTGAGTTCAACTGTTATACAAG GAATAATTGCCTCCCATGGCAACAAGAAAAGTGATG GCACAGAAGCCAACAGCCTAGATACAG TTTCAACCTCACTTTCCAACGAATTGACAAAAGCTGAGGCTGCTGAATCACTCAAGTGGTGCATCAATCGATTGGATACTCAACAAGCATCGGTCAAGAGAAGGATCAACAGCACATGCGAAGAAGCACACGAGCTTTCGAGAGATGCAAATGAAGCAACCGCCACATATGGAAACAATGTTCAGACACTAATGCTGTTCCATGGCCTTGCCTCCATCTTTCTCCAACTGTTCTATCCCTATGTGGCGGCAAAAGTCTCTGTTTTGGTGGCACTTTCATTCCTCTCTGGAAACGTGGTTGCCTTCACAGTGACTTCAAGAAAATCCGAGAGGATTTCTCAGTGGGCTAAGACTCTCCATTGGAAGGAGATAGAGTTGCAGAATGAAGTCACTTCTCTTCGAGCTAAGATCGAGATGATCACTTTTTTGCACGAACTCAAAACCTCGAACTCTAGTGGGACTTACGGACAAGTTTATGCGTTGAATTTGCTGAGCGGGCACGTTGTTGACTTCCAGAAAACCATTTCTCAGGCTCTTGAGATGTCTTGCTCAATCAGCAGCAATCAGATGAAGTTAGTTTCCCAGATTGCAGTTGGAGCCATTGTATATGGTCTAAGCTTCCCTATAATTGCATACTACTTGCTCTACT GGCTCCATTAG
- the LOC127796628 gene encoding uncharacterized protein LOC127796628, whose product MSKFGTEMEASNQKSLERVVSQRALQMGSSFSCQICVVGFLCGVCLTTLLLAALTSLGTVEFGGISFSTGISPWNSSSDIINMVKHGDCNLKSKEIERTMHSRETVDHNIDERVSFLYSAWSSLLNNAMNSEGELLQGVRLSRHNVPKAPHLENCKLNAQVNKRLDRHIENDTFPPWTLWKGFLDTYLLSTTDEQLKYYRHQTISEGAYPPWITGSDEENYPFTRKVQRDIWLHQHPLNCSDPNVRFLVADWERLPGFGIGAQIAAMSGLLAIAINEKRVLVTNYFNRADHDGCRGPLRSSWSCYFYPETSQECQERALQLMEEKEAWEKGIITGKDNYTSKEIWAGRTPRIWGMPWSYLQPTTDINGTLVASHRKMDRRWWRAQAVRYLMRFQTEYTCNLLNAARHAAFGWEAAKMVLATRVKDWQEVADDPQFDMENFVWSNHKPWLPRPLLSMHVRMGDKACEMKVVEFEEYVSLADRIRKHFPHLDSIWISTEMQVVIDKSKTYPHWKFYYTNVTRQVGNTTMATYEASLGRETSTNYPLVNFLLAAEADFFVGALGSTWCYLIDGMRNTGGKVMAGYLSVNKDRFW is encoded by the exons ATGAGCAAATTTGGAACAGAAATGGAGGCTTCGAATCAGAAGTCTCTTGAAAGAGTCGTCTCACAGAGAGCTCTGCAAATGGGGAGCTCATTTTCATGCCAGATTTGTGTGGTTGGTTTCCTTTGCGGCGTTTGTCTTACAACACTGCTTCTGGCTGCCCTTACTTCTTTGGGTACCGTTGAGTTTGGTGGGATTTCATTTTCCACTGGAATTAGTCCATGGAATTCAAGCTCAGATATAATTA ATATGGTTAAACATGGAGACTGCAATCTTAAATCTAAAGAAATAGAGAGGACGATGCATTCACGTGAAACTGTTGACCATAACATTGATGAAAGAGTTTCTTTCTTGTACTCAGCTTGGAGTTCTTTATTAAATAATGCAATGAATAGTGAAGGTGAGCTGCTGCAGGGTGTTAGACTGAGCAGACATAATGTGCCAAAAGCACCTCACTTGGAGAACTGCAAATTGAATGCACAAGTAAACAAGCGGCTTGATAGACATATTGAGAACGATACTTTCCCTCCTTGGACATTGTGGAAGGGGTTCTTAGACACATACCTGTTGTCAACAACAGATGAGCAGCTGAAGTACTATCGACATCAAACCATATCTGAAGGAGCTTATCCTCCCTGG ATAACAGGATCAGATGAAGAAAATTATCCCTTTACTAGGAAAGTACAGCGAGATATATGGCTCCATCAGCATCCCCTGAACTGTAGTGATCCTAATGTGAGGTTTCTTGTGGCTGATTGGGAGAGACTACCAGGCTTCGGCATTGGAGCCCAGATTGCTGCAATGTCTGGGCTTCTTGCAATTGCAATTAATGAGAAAAGGGTTCTTGTTACAAATTACTTTAACCGGGCTGACCATGATGGGTGCAGAG GGCCATTACGCTCTAGCTGGTCTTGTTACTTCTATCCAGAAACCTCCCAAGAATGCCAAGAGCGTGCGTTGCAGTTAATGGAGGAAAAAGAAGCATGGGAAAAAGGAATCATAACCGGAAAAGATAATTATACATCGAAGGAAATATGGGCTGGTCGAACCCCTAG GATTTGGGGTATGCCTTGGAGTTATTTGCAGCCAACAACAGATATAAATGGAACCCTGGTTGCTTCTCATCGCAAAATGGATAGAAGATGGTGGCGGGCTCAG GCAGTTCGCTATCTAATGAGATTCCAGACTGAGTATACATGCAATTTGCTTAATGCTGCACGTCATGCAGCATTTGGATGGGAAGCTGCAAAGATGGTTCTTGCAACCCGAGTTAAAGATTGGCAAGAG GTTGCGGATGATCCTCAATTTGACATGGAAAATTTTGTATGGTCCAATCATAAACCATGGTTGCCTAGGCCATTACTAAGCATGCACGTAAGGATGGGAGATAAGGCATGCGAAATGAAGGTGGTTGAATTTGAAGAGTACGTGAGTCTTGCTGACCGCATCAGAAAGCACTTTCCACACCTCGACAGCATCTGGATTTCCACCGAGATGCAG GTGGTCATTGACAAATCAAAAACATATCCCCACTGGAAATTTTACTACACAAACGTGACGCGCCAAGTGGGGAACACGACAATGGCCACTTATGAAGCAAGCCTAGGCAGGGAAACCAGCACAAATTATCCTCTCGTTAATTTCTTGTTGGCTGCCGAAGCTGACTTCTTCGTAGGAGCCTTGGGTTCCACATGGTGCTATCTCATAGATGGAATGAGGAACACGGGAGGAAAAGTTATGGCAGGATACTTGAGCGTCAACAAGGACCGGTTCTGGTAG
- the LOC127796627 gene encoding uncharacterized protein LOC127796627 yields the protein MEDWSKYAHSPVHFAVASRDHATLKKVISTLPRLAKAGDVNTEEESLAAELQADAVSAVIDQRDVPGRETPLHLAVRLRDPISAEILMAAGADWSLQNENGWSALQEAVCNREENIAMIIARHYQPLAWAKWCRRLPRIVASAARIRDFYMEITFHFESSVIPFIGRIAPSDTYRIWKRGSNLRADMTLAGFDGFRIQRSDQTFLFLGEGHSSEDGNIVLPPGSLIVLAHKEKEITNALEGAGAQPTEAEVAHEVALMSQTNMYRPGIDVTQAELVPHLTWRRQERTEMVGNWKAKVYDMLHVMVSVKSRRVPGAMTDEELFSVDDDERIGNGGEYDDVLTAEERMQLDSALRMGNSDAPNEDEEHGIQDFHENGDGGPTESCEPNGITKEKKSWFSWNKKGSKHGAEDPEDSKILKKFSKLGPEGSNQRANDSQRSASDIPREDVGDSRKNKDKSSKKKKKKGATNESKNESEYKKGLRPVLWLTPDFPLKTEELLPLLDILANKVKAVRRLRELLTTKLPHGTFPVKLAIPIVPTIRVLITFTKFEELQPAEEFSTPLSSPVHFEDAKSKESSGSTSWISWMRGSHGAQSSDSESRSFRDEVDPFHIPTDYAWVDANEKKRRMKAKKAKNKKHRRQAAAKSGDGKRPTSEDPEE from the exons ATGGAAGATTGGTCGAAGTATGCCCACAGTCCTGTGCATTTTGCAGTTGCATCCCGTGACCATGCAACGCTCAAGAAGGTTATCTCGACCCTCCCTCGGCTGGCGAAGGCTGGTGATGTTAACACCGAAGAAGAATCTCTTGCTGCTGAGCTCCAAGCTGATGCTGTATCGGCTGTTATTGACCAACGAGATGTTCCGGGCCGTGAGACCCCTCTGCATCTTGCTGTGCGACTAAGGGATCCTATCTCTGCAGAGATTTTAATGGCGGCTGGGGCTGACTGGAGTCTTCAGAACGAGAATGGCTGGAGTGCTCTCCAAGAAGCTGTTTGCAACAGAGAGGAAAATATTGCTATGATCATTGCTCGTCATTACCAGCCTCTTGCCTGGGCCAAATGGTGCCGGAGGCTTCCTCGCATTGTCGCTTCTGCGGCTAGAATTCGTGATTTTTACATGGAGATAACCTTCCATTTTGAGAGCTCAGTGATTCCATTCATTGGTCGTATTGCCCCTTCAGATACTTACCGAATTTGGAAGCGCGGATCAAATCTCCGTGCTGACATGACTCTTGCTGGATTTGATGGATTCCGGATTCAACGGTCTGATCAGACCTTCCTCTTCCTTGGAGAGGGGCATTCTTCTGAAGATGGAAATATTGTTTTGCCACCTGGCTCCTTGATTGTACTTGCTCataaggagaaagaaatcaCAAATGCTTTGGAGGGAGCAGGTGCTCAACCGACAGAAGCTGAAGTCGCTCATGAAGTAGCCTTGATGTCTCAAACGAATATGTACAGGCCAGGCATTGATGTTACTCAGGCTGAGCTGGTTCCTCATCTAACTTGGAGGCGTCAGGAGAGAACTGAGATGGTTGGGAATTGGAAGGCCAAGGTCTATGATATGCTTCATGTGATGGTCAGTGTGAAATCAAGGCGGGTCCCTGGTGCAATGACTGACGAGGAGCTTTTCTCTGTGGATGATGATGAAAGGATAGGAAATGGAGGTGAGTATGATGATGTATTGACGGCTGAAGAAAGAATGCAGTTAGATTCTGCACTACGTATGGGTAATTCAGATGCTCCAAATGAGGATGAGGAACATGGGATCCAGGATTTCCATGAAAATGGTGATGGGGGCCCAACTGAAAGTTGTGAACCAAATGGTATTACGAAAGAGAAGAAGAGTTGGTTTAGTTGGAATAAGAAAGGGTCAAAACATGGAGCTGAAGATCCTGAGGATTCAAAAATCTTGAAGAAGTTCTCAAAGTTGGGGCCAGAAGGTAGCAACCAACGAGCTAATGATAGTCAAAGATCAGCTTCTGACATTCCCAGGGAGGATGTGGGAGACTCGAGAAAGAACAAAGACAAAAgcagcaagaagaaaaaaaagaaaggagccACAAACGAGTCTAAGAATGAAAGTGAATATAAAAAGGGTTTAAGGCCTGTTTTATGGCTGACGCCAGATTTTCCGCTCAAGACAGAGGAGCTCTTGCCCTTACTCGACATCTTAGCCAATAAAGTGAAAGCTGTTAGGAGACTGAGGGAGCTTTTGACCACTAAACTACCTCACGGTACATTCCCTGTTAAG CTTGCAATCCCTATTGTTCCAACTATTAGGGTTCTCATTACTTTTACGAAGTTTGAGGAGCTTCAGCCAGCAGAGGAGTTTTCAACCCCTCTCTCCAGCCCTGTACATTTTGAAGATGCCAAATCTAAGGAATCTTCAGGGTCCACATCATGGATTTCATGGATGAGAGGGAGCCACGGCGCACAGTCAAGTGACAGTGAAAGCCGGAGCTTCAGGGATGAGGTTGACCCTTTCCACATACCAACTGACTATGCATGGGTTGATGCCAATGAAAAGAAGCGCCGGATGAAGGCCAAGAAAGCTAAAAACAAGAAACATCGGAGGCAAGCAGCAGCTAAAAGTGGGGATGGGAAGCGTCCAACGAGCGAAGATCCGGAAGAATAG